A genomic window from Mesosutterella faecium includes:
- the napA gene encoding nitrate reductase catalytic subunit NapA, with protein sequence MENTSAISTVRVSRRRLMKAGVAASAASIAGIPITSEAAGAAREAEAGITWTKGVCRFCGTGCGLLVGTKNGRIVATKGDPDCEVNRGLTCLKGYYNSEIMYGKDRLTRPLMRRTNGKFDKNGKFEPVSWKEALDEMEKHWRAAYQELGPTGVGIFGSGQYTIPEGVAVVKLLKAGFRSNNIDPNARLCMASAVVGMYQVFGVDEPSAGYHDFERTQNIVLWGNNPAEAHPVLWSRIIAAKRTIPGYRIINLQTHPTLSSRNADVDIIFKPNSDLAIANYILREIVHRGCYDKDFIDRHCIFATGPSDIGYGMRPTDKFAYPAEKDTQAKQVKKVLSEAEAVGQRRRPGEAVEQKHAGGPAGSHWHITFEDFKKGVEPYTLEYTVRVAKGDPDESADSFAKKLKMLADIYCDKASRVISTGCMGTNQHQRGTWINESLYSIHLLMNKQAKPGNSMFSLTGQPSACGTCREVGTFSHRLPSDLLVANPKHRAKCEKIWGLPEGTLNGVVGYDAMKLLRGLEDGTVRFLWTQVVNIFQSTPNSTHWLRAARKPENFIVVADAYPTFSATQAADLILPASMIFEKWGVYGNGERRTNGWPEMVKAPGEARTDVWMMLEFAKRFKIKECWKEQKLPGGKTLPNVLDRARAMGIDPEASLYDVIFGNKFLRSFKWPDPKWKGRACGTAEVLGDGWFPEKALYEEYWQFTQGEHQICHFDESILGHGIVWPYIDGKSISYRFNGKYDPFCKGADFAFYGPLMKAIPSGNLDGVTDKTPKPLPNRAKIFFRPYADPVEMPDEKYDLWFDTGRLMEHWHTGTMTTRVPELLKAVPEARLYMNPADAKKRGIADGDRVKVTSRRATIYARACLGGRMPVQKGITWGAFFDQNVQFNQLCLDATCPLSLEPDYKKCAIRVEKA encoded by the coding sequence ATGGAAAACACCAGTGCGATTTCTACGGTGCGTGTCAGCCGCCGGCGCCTCATGAAGGCGGGCGTCGCGGCCTCCGCCGCAAGCATCGCGGGCATTCCAATCACCTCTGAGGCGGCAGGGGCCGCGCGCGAGGCTGAAGCGGGCATCACTTGGACCAAAGGCGTCTGCCGCTTCTGCGGTACGGGCTGCGGCCTGCTCGTCGGTACGAAAAACGGCCGCATCGTGGCGACCAAGGGCGACCCGGACTGCGAGGTGAACCGCGGCCTCACCTGTCTCAAGGGCTACTACAACTCTGAGATCATGTACGGCAAGGACCGCCTCACGCGTCCCCTGATGCGCCGCACGAACGGCAAGTTCGACAAGAACGGCAAGTTCGAGCCCGTCAGCTGGAAAGAAGCCCTCGACGAGATGGAGAAGCACTGGAGGGCCGCCTATCAGGAGCTCGGCCCCACCGGCGTCGGGATCTTCGGCTCCGGCCAGTACACCATTCCCGAGGGCGTTGCAGTCGTGAAGCTCCTCAAGGCCGGATTCCGCTCGAACAACATCGACCCGAACGCCCGCCTTTGCATGGCGTCGGCTGTGGTGGGCATGTACCAGGTCTTCGGCGTGGACGAGCCCTCGGCCGGCTACCACGACTTCGAGCGCACGCAGAACATCGTGCTCTGGGGCAACAACCCCGCCGAGGCGCACCCCGTGCTCTGGAGCCGGATCATCGCCGCGAAGCGCACGATTCCGGGCTACCGCATCATTAACCTGCAGACGCATCCGACGCTTTCCTCGCGCAACGCCGACGTCGACATCATCTTCAAGCCGAACAGTGACCTTGCGATCGCGAACTACATCCTGCGCGAGATCGTGCACCGCGGCTGCTACGACAAGGACTTCATCGACCGCCACTGCATTTTCGCCACGGGCCCGTCGGACATCGGCTACGGCATGCGCCCGACCGACAAGTTCGCCTATCCGGCTGAAAAAGACACGCAGGCCAAGCAGGTGAAGAAGGTGCTCTCGGAGGCCGAGGCCGTGGGCCAGCGCCGCCGGCCGGGTGAAGCGGTCGAGCAGAAGCACGCGGGCGGCCCCGCGGGCTCGCACTGGCACATCACCTTCGAGGACTTCAAGAAGGGCGTTGAGCCCTACACGCTCGAGTATACGGTCCGGGTCGCGAAGGGCGATCCCGATGAGTCGGCGGACTCTTTCGCCAAAAAGCTGAAGATGCTTGCCGACATTTACTGCGACAAGGCCTCGCGCGTCATCTCCACGGGCTGCATGGGCACCAACCAGCACCAGCGCGGCACCTGGATCAACGAGTCGCTGTACTCGATTCACCTTCTCATGAACAAGCAGGCGAAGCCCGGCAACAGCATGTTCTCGCTCACCGGCCAGCCTTCGGCCTGCGGCACCTGCCGCGAGGTGGGGACGTTCTCGCACCGCCTGCCCTCGGATCTGCTCGTGGCGAATCCGAAGCACCGCGCGAAGTGCGAGAAGATCTGGGGACTGCCCGAAGGAACGCTCAACGGCGTGGTGGGCTACGACGCCATGAAACTGCTGCGCGGGCTCGAGGACGGCACCGTGCGGTTCCTGTGGACCCAGGTCGTCAATATCTTCCAGTCGACGCCCAACTCGACGCACTGGCTGCGCGCCGCCAGAAAGCCCGAGAACTTCATCGTGGTGGCCGATGCCTATCCGACGTTCTCCGCCACGCAGGCTGCGGACCTGATACTGCCCGCCTCGATGATCTTCGAGAAGTGGGGCGTTTACGGCAACGGCGAGCGGCGCACCAACGGCTGGCCCGAGATGGTGAAGGCCCCGGGCGAGGCCCGCACCGACGTCTGGATGATGCTCGAGTTCGCCAAGCGCTTCAAGATCAAGGAATGCTGGAAGGAGCAGAAGCTGCCTGGCGGCAAGACCCTGCCCAACGTGCTCGACCGCGCCCGTGCGATGGGCATCGACCCCGAGGCCTCGCTCTACGACGTGATTTTCGGCAACAAGTTCCTGCGCAGCTTCAAGTGGCCCGATCCCAAGTGGAAGGGCCGCGCCTGCGGCACGGCCGAAGTTCTGGGCGACGGCTGGTTCCCGGAGAAGGCGCTCTACGAGGAGTACTGGCAGTTCACCCAGGGTGAGCACCAGATCTGCCACTTCGACGAGTCGATCCTTGGCCACGGCATCGTCTGGCCCTACATCGACGGCAAGAGCATCTCCTACCGCTTCAACGGCAAGTACGACCCCTTCTGCAAGGGAGCGGACTTCGCCTTCTACGGGCCGCTGATGAAGGCGATCCCCTCGGGCAACCTCGACGGGGTCACCGACAAGACGCCCAAGCCCCTGCCGAACCGCGCGAAGATTTTCTTCCGTCCGTACGCCGACCCGGTCGAGATGCCCGACGAGAAGTACGACCTGTGGTTTGACACCGGCCGCCTCATGGAGCACTGGCATACCGGCACGATGACTACCCGCGTGCCCGAGCTCCTGAAGGCCGTGCCGGAGGCAAGGCTTTACATGAACCCGGCCGACGCCAAGAAGCGGGGAATTGCCGACGGGGACCGCGTGAAGGTGACGAGCCGGCGCGCGACCATCTACGCCAGGGCCTGCCTGGGCGGCAGGATGCCCGTGCAGAAGGGCATCACCTGGGGCGCGTTCTTCGACCAGAACGTGCAGTTCAACCAGCTGTGCCTGGACGCCACCTGCCCGCTCTCGCTCGAGCCGGACTACAAAAAGTGCGCCATTCGGGTCGAGAAGGCCTAA
- a CDS encoding nitrate reductase cytochrome c-type subunit: protein MMTKKIGAAAFVLLAAFAVNAGAATNVLIPHDTKGMEITKDKNMCLMCHADSYKRVGQPAKKGTATAMPADHWMKGKNGAMEPAPIRYNCSVCHSPANNY from the coding sequence ATGATGACAAAGAAAATCGGTGCCGCGGCTTTCGTGCTTCTCGCGGCCTTCGCCGTGAATGCGGGCGCGGCCACCAACGTTCTCATCCCCCATGATACGAAGGGCATGGAGATCACGAAGGACAAGAACATGTGCCTGATGTGCCACGCCGACAGCTACAAGAGGGTGGGGCAGCCTGCGAAGAAGGGCACGGCCACCGCAATGCCCGCGGATCACTGGATGAAGGGCAAGAACGGTGCGATGGAACCCGCGCCGATCCGCTACAACTGCTCGGTTTGCCACTCGCCTGCCAACAATTACTGA
- a CDS encoding META domain-containing protein yields MNRRTFALALSALALGCLPPARAAQAPALKNLGGTRWMMVLPKGSSCEVPPEVDFAKDGTLEGDTGCNEFGGTWETDGKRLSIKRRNKTSRNCAKQFLDLEHAFAGALDRTDSAKPAGSDLILLDAEGRELLRLTPAVAGSCQ; encoded by the coding sequence ATGAACCGCAGAACCTTCGCCCTGGCGCTTTCGGCCCTCGCCCTTGGCTGCCTTCCCCCTGCGCGCGCCGCGCAGGCCCCCGCCCTCAAGAATCTCGGGGGCACCCGCTGGATGATGGTGCTTCCCAAGGGCAGCAGCTGCGAGGTGCCGCCGGAGGTCGATTTCGCCAAAGACGGAACCCTCGAGGGCGACACGGGGTGCAACGAATTCGGCGGGACCTGGGAAACGGACGGAAAGCGGCTCTCGATCAAGCGCCGCAACAAGACCAGCCGCAACTGCGCGAAGCAGTTCCTCGACCTCGAGCATGCCTTTGCCGGAGCGCTTGACCGGACCGATTCGGCGAAGCCTGCCGGAAGCGATCTCATTCTGCTCGATGCCGAAGGCCGCGAGCTGCTGCGGCTCACGCCCGCCGTGGCAGGCTCCTGCCAGTAG
- a CDS encoding DMT family transporter, translated as MRSLWMLGASFFFALMSAFVKMGAGHFSFFELVGYRSLFGVILIGTWVAATHRTLATPHLLGHFKRSFIGTFSMTLWFYAMGLLPLATGLTLNYTNPLFMAVIITTAALLHHERPQWGLVAAIGAGFFGVVLMLHPTVAAGQVRPALLGLFSGLLASLVGLQIRELARMHEPTWRIVFYYTAFGTVWGLGGHLLLNGSLSAITRESLLPLAGMGLSATVAQLCMTQAFGVKNILVSSVLQYSAIIFATVFGYLFFGDRISGDAAAGIAIIIVSGITASLYIRRHRQAG; from the coding sequence ATGAGATCACTCTGGATGCTTGGTGCATCGTTTTTCTTCGCCCTGATGTCCGCCTTTGTCAAAATGGGGGCCGGCCACTTCTCGTTTTTCGAACTGGTGGGCTACCGTTCGCTCTTCGGCGTCATCCTGATCGGCACCTGGGTCGCCGCCACGCACCGGACCCTTGCGACGCCGCATCTTCTCGGGCACTTCAAGCGCAGCTTCATCGGAACTTTTTCGATGACGCTCTGGTTCTATGCGATGGGACTGCTGCCGCTCGCGACCGGCCTCACCCTCAACTACACAAATCCCCTGTTCATGGCGGTCATCATTACGACGGCCGCCCTGCTGCATCACGAGCGTCCGCAGTGGGGGCTCGTGGCGGCCATCGGGGCAGGCTTCTTCGGCGTCGTGCTGATGCTGCACCCGACGGTCGCGGCCGGCCAGGTAAGGCCCGCGTTGCTGGGCCTATTCTCGGGACTCCTCGCCTCTCTCGTGGGGCTGCAGATCCGGGAGCTCGCGCGCATGCACGAGCCCACCTGGCGGATCGTCTTCTACTACACGGCCTTCGGCACCGTCTGGGGCCTGGGAGGACACCTGCTCTTGAACGGCAGCCTCTCCGCGATCACCCGCGAGAGCCTCCTGCCGCTGGCCGGCATGGGGCTTTCGGCCACGGTAGCGCAGCTGTGCATGACGCAGGCCTTCGGCGTGAAGAACATCCTCGTCTCCTCGGTGCTGCAGTACTCGGCGATCATCTTCGCCACCGTCTTCGGCTACCTGTTCTTCGGCGACCGGATCTCCGGGGACGCCGCGGCGGGCATCGCGATCATCATCGTCTCGGGGATCACCGCCTCGCTCTACATCCGAAGGCACAGGCAGGCGGGCTGA
- a CDS encoding DMT family transporter, with protein MFQPFWMLAAAVLFTLMAACTKWGAADYGTFALVFWRSLIGLAALGVWIAASGRTIRTRYFLGHVKRSFIGTSSLVIWFWVLGRLPLETAMTLNYTSPLYMAAYITLLHLRHGLPADWPLSGSIIAGFLGVLLVLQPSVAAGQHTAVLIGLSCGFLSCWAMLQVRELSAMHEPTWRIVFYFTLMGVIAGLCGSFFEPRGLAVIPTFRGIAPLLSVGLFGILAQLCLTRAFGGGNILLTSALQFSAIVFSAIMSAVAFDSPISASAVFGIALIIAAGTAATYFSRRGWKKLEGDAADRS; from the coding sequence ATGTTTCAGCCCTTCTGGATGCTTGCCGCCGCCGTGCTCTTCACTCTGATGGCAGCCTGCACCAAATGGGGCGCGGCCGACTACGGCACCTTCGCGCTCGTCTTCTGGCGCTCGCTTATCGGGCTCGCCGCGCTGGGAGTCTGGATCGCCGCAAGCGGCCGAACGATCCGCACGCGCTATTTTCTCGGGCACGTGAAGCGCTCCTTCATCGGCACCTCGAGTCTCGTCATCTGGTTCTGGGTGCTCGGGCGGCTGCCGCTTGAAACCGCGATGACGCTCAATTACACGAGCCCGCTCTACATGGCGGCCTACATCACGCTGCTGCACCTCAGGCACGGGCTGCCCGCCGACTGGCCCCTCTCGGGCTCGATCATCGCCGGGTTTCTCGGCGTGCTACTCGTGCTGCAGCCCTCGGTTGCCGCCGGCCAACACACGGCCGTCCTCATCGGCCTGTCCTGCGGATTCCTCTCCTGCTGGGCGATGCTGCAGGTGCGGGAGCTGAGCGCGATGCACGAACCGACCTGGCGCATCGTCTTTTACTTCACGCTGATGGGAGTGATCGCGGGCCTGTGCGGCTCCTTTTTCGAACCGCGGGGACTCGCGGTGATCCCGACCTTCAGGGGCATCGCGCCGCTGCTCAGCGTAGGGCTTTTCGGCATTTTGGCACAGCTGTGCCTCACCCGCGCCTTCGGGGGAGGCAACATCCTGCTCACTTCAGCGCTGCAGTTTTCCGCGATCGTCTTTTCGGCCATCATGAGCGCCGTGGCCTTCGACAGCCCGATCTCCGCCTCGGCGGTGTTCGGGATCGCGCTCATCATCGCGGCCGGCACCGCAGCCACTTATTTCTCGCGCAGAGGCTGGAAAAAACTCGAGGGAGACGCAGCGGACCGCTCCTGA
- the xseB gene encoding exodeoxyribonuclease VII small subunit, whose protein sequence is MSAEARIAAKKLTYEQAVDELEELVARMEEGNLPLEESLEAYRRGMELTRFCRGKLSRAEKEIKKLEADGELSPLKDSELRADSASRVPERPDAVSGASPAAPDDDVPF, encoded by the coding sequence ATGTCAGCAGAAGCGAGGATAGCGGCGAAGAAACTGACCTACGAGCAGGCTGTGGACGAGCTCGAAGAGCTTGTCGCGCGGATGGAGGAGGGCAACCTCCCGCTCGAGGAATCGCTTGAGGCCTACAGGCGCGGCATGGAGCTCACGCGGTTTTGCCGCGGCAAGCTTTCCAGGGCCGAAAAGGAAATCAAAAAGCTGGAGGCTGACGGGGAGCTCTCTCCGCTGAAGGACTCGGAGCTGCGGGCCGACAGCGCCTCGAGGGTGCCCGAGCGCCCGGACGCGGTCTCGGGGGCGTCCCCCGCCGCGCCGGACGATGACGTCCCGTTCTGA
- a CDS encoding polyprenyl synthetase family protein: MTSFEDWARERRGHFEAAAERALPAGVFPELLQEAMRWSVLGGGKRVRPLLAYAAGELTQAPEPAVDAAALALEFIHSYSLVHDDLPCMDNDSLRHGRASTHAKYGFAEGVLAGDALQAEAFRVLASVAVPGARLQRLVRLLAEGAGARGMCGGQWLDIKATGAGVSGPGLEDLKRLHAMKTGALIRAAVLMGAASGEERLAVPELFEALSRYGSAVGLAFQIVDDILDVTADTATLGKSAGKDREEGKATYVSLLGLDEARRLAAEAGREAAAALDGLERDPRYAGKTRRLEELARFVVSRGR, from the coding sequence ATGACTTCATTTGAAGACTGGGCGCGGGAAAGGCGCGGACATTTCGAAGCGGCGGCCGAGCGGGCGCTGCCCGCGGGCGTTTTCCCGGAACTGCTGCAGGAGGCGATGCGCTGGTCGGTCCTCGGAGGAGGAAAGCGCGTGAGGCCCCTGCTCGCCTATGCGGCGGGCGAACTCACCCAGGCGCCTGAGCCTGCGGTTGACGCCGCTGCTCTCGCGCTTGAATTCATCCACTCCTATTCGCTCGTCCACGACGATCTGCCCTGCATGGACAACGACTCCCTGCGGCACGGCAGGGCCTCGACCCACGCGAAATACGGCTTCGCCGAAGGCGTGCTCGCGGGCGACGCGCTTCAGGCTGAGGCTTTTCGGGTGCTCGCTTCGGTCGCTGTGCCAGGGGCGAGGCTGCAGCGGCTCGTGCGGCTGCTCGCCGAAGGCGCGGGGGCGCGCGGCATGTGCGGCGGGCAGTGGCTCGACATCAAGGCGACGGGCGCAGGGGTGTCCGGCCCGGGCCTTGAAGATCTGAAGCGGCTGCACGCGATGAAGACCGGAGCGCTTATCCGCGCGGCCGTCCTCATGGGCGCGGCCAGCGGCGAGGAGCGGCTGGCCGTTCCGGAGCTTTTCGAGGCTTTGTCTCGCTACGGCTCCGCGGTAGGGCTTGCCTTCCAGATCGTCGATGACATTCTGGACGTGACGGCCGACACGGCGACGCTTGGCAAGTCCGCGGGCAAGGACCGCGAGGAAGGAAAGGCGACCTACGTGTCGCTGCTCGGGCTGGACGAGGCCCGCAGGCTCGCCGCCGAGGCGGGAAGGGAGGCCGCCGCGGCCCTGGACGGCCTCGAGCGCGATCCGCGCTACGCCGGAAAGACAAGGCGGCTTGAAGAGCTCGCGCGCTTTGTGGTGTCGCGAGGCCGCTGA
- the dxs gene encoding 1-deoxy-D-xylulose-5-phosphate synthase: MGNLLDSIRSPEDLRKLPEEKLPELAAELRAFIVESVSKTGGHLASSLGAVELAIAIHYVFDTPDDRLVWDVGHQAYAHKILTGRREAMKGLRQTGGISGFPRRSESPFDAFGTGHSSTSISAVLGMAVGSYLSGHRDRWHIAVIGDGALTGGMAVEALNDAGSWKDRIRLLVILNDNNYSISAPVGALSRNLTKLVSAPAFMGARERSKRLLSSVPHLWDLAKRMEKQAVNFFSPPSSLFSTFDLNYFGPVDGHDIGYLVRVLRNLKELRGPMVLHVVTKKGKGYPPAEADPTAYHGVGCFDPVHGIAKAPASGPSYSAVFGRWACDTARRDPRFYAITPAMREGSGLVEYASLYPERFRDVSIAEQHAVTYAAGLACEGMKPVVAIYSTFAQRAFDQIEHDVALQGLPVLFAVDRAGIVGPDGTTHHGFFDIPLFRTLPGVTIFTPSDENEARLALNTAYSLDSTTMVRYPRGKGPGAPVSAGFETIPVGKARTLREIQPGVPAGQRVIFLAFGSMAWRLQKAAEELGAGLVDMRFAKPLDEEAVLKAARSCDCLVTAEEGALEGGAGDGTLELLASHGLSPRVLQFGIPDRWVPHGATEDLMRLCGLDTDSVVRRVRERLELP; encoded by the coding sequence ATGGGGAATCTGCTTGATTCGATCAGGAGCCCGGAAGACCTGCGAAAGCTTCCGGAGGAGAAGCTCCCGGAACTTGCCGCTGAGCTTCGAGCCTTCATTGTGGAGTCGGTTTCGAAGACCGGGGGGCACCTCGCCTCGAGCCTCGGGGCGGTGGAGCTTGCCATTGCGATCCACTATGTGTTTGATACGCCCGACGACCGCCTGGTCTGGGACGTGGGGCATCAGGCCTACGCGCACAAGATCCTCACGGGGCGGCGCGAGGCGATGAAGGGGCTGCGCCAGACGGGCGGCATCTCTGGTTTTCCGCGCCGCAGCGAGAGCCCTTTCGACGCCTTTGGAACCGGGCACTCCTCCACCTCGATTTCAGCCGTGCTCGGAATGGCCGTGGGCTCCTATCTTTCCGGACACAGGGACCGCTGGCACATCGCGGTGATAGGCGACGGGGCGCTCACGGGAGGCATGGCAGTCGAGGCGCTGAATGACGCGGGCTCCTGGAAGGACCGCATCCGGCTGCTGGTGATCCTCAACGACAACAACTACTCGATTTCAGCCCCGGTCGGAGCCCTTTCGCGCAACCTAACGAAACTTGTCTCCGCCCCCGCCTTCATGGGGGCGAGGGAGCGCTCCAAGCGCCTTCTCTCCTCAGTCCCGCACCTGTGGGACCTCGCGAAGCGGATGGAAAAGCAGGCCGTGAATTTCTTTTCCCCGCCTTCTTCCCTTTTCTCGACTTTCGACCTTAACTACTTCGGACCGGTGGACGGGCACGACATCGGCTACCTCGTGCGGGTGCTGCGCAACCTGAAGGAGCTGCGCGGCCCGATGGTGCTGCACGTGGTGACGAAAAAGGGCAAGGGCTATCCGCCCGCGGAAGCCGATCCTACGGCTTACCACGGCGTGGGCTGCTTCGACCCCGTGCACGGAATCGCGAAGGCGCCTGCCTCAGGTCCTTCCTACAGCGCGGTTTTCGGGCGGTGGGCCTGCGACACGGCCCGCAGGGACCCGCGCTTTTACGCGATCACGCCCGCCATGCGCGAGGGCTCCGGGCTGGTTGAGTACGCCTCGCTCTATCCCGAGCGCTTCCGCGACGTCTCGATCGCTGAGCAGCACGCCGTCACCTATGCGGCCGGGCTCGCATGCGAGGGCATGAAGCCCGTGGTGGCGATTTACTCGACATTCGCGCAGCGCGCCTTCGACCAGATCGAGCACGACGTCGCGTTGCAGGGCCTGCCGGTTCTTTTCGCCGTGGACCGGGCGGGCATCGTTGGCCCGGACGGCACCACGCACCATGGCTTTTTCGACATTCCCCTTTTCCGGACGCTGCCGGGCGTGACCATTTTCACTCCGTCGGACGAAAACGAGGCGAGGCTTGCGCTCAACACGGCCTACAGTCTGGACTCGACCACCATGGTGCGCTATCCCCGCGGCAAGGGGCCTGGAGCCCCGGTGTCGGCCGGCTTTGAGACGATCCCGGTCGGAAAGGCCCGGACGCTGCGGGAGATCCAGCCCGGCGTCCCCGCCGGGCAGCGCGTCATTTTCCTCGCCTTCGGCTCGATGGCCTGGCGGCTTCAGAAAGCGGCCGAGGAGCTGGGCGCGGGACTCGTTGACATGCGCTTTGCAAAGCCCCTCGATGAGGAGGCGGTGCTCAAGGCGGCCCGTTCCTGCGACTGTCTGGTGACGGCCGAAGAGGGGGCGCTTGAAGGAGGCGCGGGCGACGGGACGCTGGAGCTGCTCGCCTCGCACGGCCTGTCGCCCCGGGTGCTGCAGTTCGGGATTCCGGACCGGTGGGTCCCGCACGGCGCAACCGAGGATCTGATGCGGCTCTGCGGACTCGACACGGACTCCGTCGTGCGGCGCGTGCGCGAAAGACTGGAGCTTCCTTAA
- the murB gene encoding UDP-N-acetylmuramate dehydrogenase produces MQIEKNVSVGSLTTFHIEAKASRLLTLKSENELPALCEAFRAEKGAARRPLILGAGSNVLFTGDYDGLVAVNRLTGVRELEPGPEGEYRFRAASGETMDHLVRMLTLSGHPGLENLILIPGSVGGAAVQNIGAYGLEAAERIESVEVFDLEDGSRRVLSCEECDFRYRDSVFKRPQAASWLVTAVTFSLPAPRAWRPVTGYKGLAAALEGKPLDAAAVMHAVEALRRAKLPDPETVGNAGSFFKNPVIPELQARALLESYPSLVSYPLGGRRTKLAAGWLIEAAGFKGASVGAAAVWDRQALVLVNRGGATGRDVEALCGRIVEGIERKFGVRLTPEVVIL; encoded by the coding sequence ATGCAGATTGAGAAGAACGTTTCCGTCGGGTCTCTCACCACCTTCCATATCGAGGCGAAGGCCTCCCGGCTTCTCACGCTCAAGAGCGAGAACGAGCTGCCCGCCCTGTGCGAGGCGTTCAGGGCCGAAAAGGGCGCGGCCAGGCGGCCGCTTATCCTCGGGGCGGGCTCCAACGTGCTTTTCACGGGCGACTACGACGGGCTTGTGGCGGTGAACCGTCTTACCGGCGTGCGCGAGCTCGAGCCGGGCCCGGAGGGCGAGTACCGCTTCCGCGCGGCCTCGGGCGAAACGATGGACCATCTCGTGCGGATGCTCACCCTTTCGGGGCACCCGGGACTCGAGAATCTCATCCTCATCCCCGGTTCCGTGGGCGGGGCCGCGGTGCAGAACATCGGGGCCTACGGTCTCGAGGCGGCTGAGCGGATCGAGTCCGTCGAAGTTTTCGATCTCGAGGACGGCAGCCGCCGCGTCCTGTCCTGCGAGGAGTGCGACTTCCGCTACCGCGACTCCGTTTTCAAGCGCCCGCAGGCGGCCTCGTGGCTTGTCACCGCGGTCACGTTCTCGCTGCCCGCGCCCCGGGCCTGGCGCCCCGTCACGGGCTACAAGGGGCTGGCGGCGGCGCTTGAAGGAAAGCCTCTGGACGCGGCCGCCGTGATGCACGCGGTCGAGGCGCTCCGGCGCGCGAAGCTTCCGGATCCCGAGACGGTCGGCAACGCCGGATCCTTCTTCAAGAACCCGGTCATTCCGGAGCTGCAGGCCCGGGCCCTGCTCGAATCCTATCCGAGCCTCGTCTCCTACCCGCTTGGCGGCCGGCGCACGAAGCTGGCCGCGGGCTGGCTCATCGAGGCCGCGGGCTTCAAGGGCGCATCCGTGGGCGCGGCCGCCGTCTGGGACCGGCAGGCGCTCGTCCTCGTGAACCGCGGCGGGGCCACGGGCCGGGATGTCGAGGCGCTCTGCGGCCGCATCGTCGAGGGCATCGAGCGGAAGTTCGGCGTGAGGCTCACCCCTGAAGTCGTGATTCTCTGA
- the trhA gene encoding PAQR family membrane homeostasis protein TrhA — MAGQAAFYTFGEEVANSVTHGVAALLSIAGLVVMVTFAALWSRSAVDVTAVALFGASMIILYTASTLYHAIPRRKAKAKKVFQVFDHASIYLLIAGSYTPFCLITLQGTRGWVLCIVEWVLAAIGIALQPVLMKRGDFINCLIYLLMGWLVLVVIKPLVEALPAGGIALLVAGGLAYSAGVFFYVKERIPFHHAIWHVFVFAGTLLQFFSVLFYVLPSSYVSA; from the coding sequence ATGGCAGGCCAGGCCGCTTTTTACACATTTGGCGAAGAAGTCGCCAACAGCGTCACGCACGGCGTCGCGGCGCTGCTTTCGATTGCGGGTCTCGTCGTCATGGTGACCTTCGCGGCGCTATGGAGCCGCTCCGCGGTGGACGTCACCGCGGTGGCGCTCTTCGGGGCCTCGATGATCATCCTTTACACCGCCTCGACGCTCTATCACGCGATTCCCCGGCGAAAGGCGAAGGCGAAGAAAGTCTTCCAGGTCTTCGACCACGCTTCGATTTACCTGCTGATCGCGGGCAGCTACACGCCCTTTTGCCTGATCACGCTTCAGGGGACCCGCGGCTGGGTGCTGTGCATCGTGGAGTGGGTACTCGCCGCCATTGGCATCGCCCTGCAGCCGGTCCTCATGAAAAGGGGCGATTTCATCAACTGCCTCATCTACCTGCTGATGGGCTGGCTCGTCCTTGTCGTGATCAAGCCCCTGGTCGAGGCGCTGCCCGCGGGCGGCATCGCGCTGCTGGTGGCCGGCGGCCTCGCGTACTCGGCGGGAGTCTTCTTTTACGTGAAGGAGCGCATCCCCTTCCACCACGCGATATGGCACGTCTTCGTCTTCGCGGGGACGCTGCTGCAGTTCTTTTCGGTGCTCTTTTACGTGCTGCCGAGCAGCTACGTCTCGGCCTGA